In a genomic window of Candidatus Terasakiella magnetica:
- a CDS encoding tyrosine-type recombinase/integrase, whose protein sequence is MARKVKILSAREVETITKPGMHADGNNLYLRVLKSGGKSWVFRYRTTKMTGEPARREMHLGSTKLFSLKDARIEALKLLQMLHDGVDPIDERQKEKNQKRTSHEKQLTFQKCGEEYINIHNEGWKNPKHRQQWKNTLATYAYPKIGKYLVGDIETLHIKQVLNPIWKEKTETAKRLRGRIEKILDWARHEGYRKGENPARWKGHLEHSFISPSRLINVKHHSALPFDEMNDFLVKLQKQEGVAAKGLEFIILTATRTGETRLAVWDEIDFVKKLWTIPAERMKMKKAHEIPLQDTAIDILHEMKEVQVSDFIFPGIKKNRPLSDMTFTKLLRRMEYDQITVHGFRSSFRDWAAERTSYPREVVEMALAHEIENKVEAAYRRGNLLEKRRELMNDWSTFVFGGKVILRYVPLGGSGRATKKWSI, encoded by the coding sequence ATGGCTCGCAAGGTGAAGATACTGAGTGCACGAGAGGTGGAAACTATTACGAAGCCAGGTATGCATGCAGATGGAAATAATCTGTACCTTCGAGTTTTAAAGTCTGGCGGAAAATCATGGGTGTTCAGATATAGAACAACTAAGATGACAGGAGAACCTGCTAGGCGGGAAATGCACCTTGGCTCTACTAAACTATTTTCTCTAAAAGACGCCCGGATTGAAGCGCTCAAGCTTCTGCAGATGCTACATGATGGGGTAGATCCTATCGATGAACGACAGAAGGAAAAAAACCAAAAGAGAACTAGTCATGAAAAACAGCTTACCTTCCAAAAATGTGGGGAAGAATATATCAATATTCATAACGAAGGCTGGAAGAACCCTAAGCACCGGCAACAATGGAAAAATACATTAGCGACATACGCCTACCCTAAAATTGGTAAATATCTTGTGGGTGATATTGAGACGCTACATATCAAACAAGTCTTAAATCCAATCTGGAAAGAAAAGACGGAAACGGCAAAGCGGCTTCGCGGGCGGATTGAAAAAATCTTGGACTGGGCCCGTCATGAAGGCTACCGTAAAGGGGAGAATCCAGCCCGCTGGAAAGGCCATTTGGAGCATTCCTTCATATCTCCCTCACGCCTAATTAACGTTAAACATCATTCAGCACTGCCATTTGATGAAATGAATGATTTCTTAGTAAAGCTTCAAAAGCAGGAGGGGGTGGCTGCAAAAGGGTTGGAGTTCATTATTCTAACAGCTACACGAACAGGTGAAACACGGCTTGCCGTTTGGGATGAAATTGACTTTGTAAAGAAGCTTTGGACCATACCAGCGGAGCGAATGAAGATGAAAAAAGCTCATGAAATTCCTTTGCAAGATACTGCTATCGATATTTTACATGAGATGAAAGAAGTCCAGGTTTCAGACTTCATTTTTCCTGGCATCAAAAAAAATCGACCTCTGAGTGATATGACATTCACTAAGCTGTTGAGACGCATGGAATATGACCAAATTACGGTCCATGGCTTCCGGTCCAGTTTTCGTGATTGGGCTGCTGAGCGTACCTCTTATCCCCGTGAAGTGGTTGAAATGGCTTTGGCTCATGAAATAGAAAACAAAGTAGAAGCTGCATACCGAAGAGGCAATTTGCTGGAAAAACGTCGAGAGCTAATGAATGATTGGAGCACTTTCGTCTTTGGAGGGAAGGTTATATTGCGATACGTCCCTTTGGGAGGATCTGGCAGAGCCACCAAAAAGTGGTCCATATGA
- a CDS encoding response regulator codes for MPKILFVDDEDLVLEGIRRNLMQMRDDWQFHYVNNAQDAVKTVEQEEDIDFCITDIRMPFFDGFQLISYLEKQHPKISIFVLSGQCDHAERTRFEERNILFFEKPFPAEMLTTAIEMKIFEKSF; via the coding sequence ATGCCAAAGATTTTATTTGTTGATGATGAAGATCTCGTCTTGGAAGGCATCAGACGTAATCTCATGCAAATGCGGGATGACTGGCAGTTCCATTATGTAAACAACGCTCAAGACGCAGTCAAAACTGTAGAACAAGAAGAGGATATTGATTTTTGCATCACAGATATAAGAATGCCTTTCTTTGACGGGTTCCAGCTCATTTCATATTTAGAAAAACAACACCCCAAAATCTCAATATTTGTTTTATCAGGACAATGTGATCATGCTGAACGCACCCGCTTTGAAGAAAGAAACATCCTCTTTTTTGAAAAACCATTCCCTGCTGAGATGCTTACAACAGCAATCGAAATGAAAATATTTGAAAAGAGTTTTTAG
- a CDS encoding ATP-binding response regulator — translation MTDVKPTILVVDDEAEMIRKPLVRQLRRAFRGYSFLEAENGEVALDLVEKHQPKLVVLDLMMPVMDGITALERMKERQQLKKTRVLVYTAAADKELRIRALKIGAIDYLDKTSPIEEVLARVHNFLSMESTDEALIQAHAANEVKSRFLSSMISKLKEPIADTLSLTQVLNLETDAALSDDQKGYISEITHNSETLLSLLEWLSKLHRIENNKLFSGFKNISIENVVEDVLELVTPTAQSSNITIKAPSSDTVFPKIRTDETLLSQALRVVLHETLKHCHSGAEVSIDLLKTDDESLRIIIKDNRQTEQTPETNLDMDPLELLSDEHFLEDNTGPDIGLNIMQQVMEALGGKIDFSNEANIGHSCAIELPLKHQRSDVFERLYGERQALM, via the coding sequence ATGACGGATGTAAAACCAACCATTCTGGTTGTTGACGACGAAGCGGAAATGATCAGAAAACCTTTAGTGCGCCAACTTCGCCGGGCTTTTCGGGGCTATTCATTTCTTGAAGCCGAAAACGGGGAAGTCGCCTTAGATTTGGTGGAAAAACATCAACCAAAACTGGTCGTCCTTGATCTCATGATGCCTGTTATGGATGGCATTACAGCACTTGAACGCATGAAAGAGCGCCAACAACTTAAAAAAACACGCGTGCTGGTTTATACGGCAGCCGCAGATAAAGAGCTCCGCATCCGTGCCTTGAAAATTGGCGCCATTGACTATCTTGATAAGACGTCCCCCATTGAAGAAGTCCTTGCACGGGTCCATAATTTCCTCTCTATGGAAAGCACCGATGAAGCCCTTATTCAGGCCCATGCCGCCAACGAGGTTAAATCTCGTTTTTTAAGTTCTATGATCAGTAAACTAAAAGAACCAATTGCAGACACCCTAAGCCTAACCCAAGTCCTGAATCTTGAAACAGATGCAGCTTTATCAGATGATCAGAAGGGCTATATTTCTGAAATAACACACAACAGCGAAACCCTTTTGAGTTTATTAGAATGGTTATCTAAGCTCCACCGCATTGAAAATAATAAACTTTTTTCAGGGTTTAAAAACATCAGTATAGAAAATGTGGTTGAGGATGTCCTTGAACTGGTCACACCCACTGCCCAAAGCTCAAACATCACCATTAAAGCCCCATCGAGCGATACAGTTTTCCCTAAGATTAGAACAGATGAAACCCTCTTATCTCAGGCCTTACGGGTCGTGCTCCATGAAACGCTTAAACATTGTCATTCAGGTGCAGAAGTCAGCATAGACCTTCTCAAAACCGATGATGAGAGCTTACGTATTATCATTAAAGATAATCGCCAGACTGAACAAACACCAGAAACGAACCTAGATATGGACCCGCTTGAGCTGTTAAGTGATGAGCATTTCCTAGAGGACAATACGGGGCCTGATATTGGCTTGAACATTATGCAACAGGTTATGGAAGCCTTAGGTGGTAAAATTGACTTTTCAAATGAAGCTAACATAGGCCATAGTTGCGCGATTGAGTTACCCCTGAAACATCAAAGAAGTGATGTTTTTGAACGCCTTTACGGTGAAAGACAAGCCCTCATGTAA
- a CDS encoding sensor histidine kinase, translating into MNAAHALTDRSPQDGSIKIATSETLNDIILTITDNGCGIPDNIKDKIFDPFFTTKDVGKGTGQGLALTHDVIVGKHNGHIEVETSMGVGTTFKIYLPKTLS; encoded by the coding sequence ATAAATGCAGCGCATGCTCTCACTGACCGTTCCCCTCAGGATGGGAGCATTAAGATCGCTACAAGTGAAACGCTAAACGATATTATTCTCACTATCACTGATAATGGCTGTGGCATTCCTGACAATATTAAAGATAAGATTTTTGATCCATTTTTCACAACAAAAGACGTAGGAAAAGGAACAGGCCAAGGGCTGGCACTCACTCATGATGTGATTGTGGGAAAACATAATGGGCACATTGAAGTGGAAACTTCTATGGGAGTGGGCACGACATTTAAAATCTACTTACCTAAAACACTTTCTTAA
- a CDS encoding bacteriohemerythrin, which produces MIEISWAYKKHSVGNDKLDEQHKMLLNLINQLFVQSSVLVNPEHDKGYGFILDALMKYVDGHLAYEESLLEQIGYADLDNHKIAHQKFLDKVQSLSLESADEGLKKDLVHFLMNWWENHIMTEDMKYKPFVEALSN; this is translated from the coding sequence ATGATAGAAATAAGTTGGGCTTATAAAAAACATAGCGTTGGGAATGATAAGTTGGATGAACAACATAAGATGTTGTTGAATCTAATCAATCAACTATTTGTTCAAAGTTCGGTTCTTGTGAATCCTGAACACGATAAAGGCTATGGCTTTATTCTTGATGCATTGATGAAATATGTTGATGGGCACCTTGCATATGAAGAATCATTGCTGGAACAAATAGGCTATGCTGATTTAGATAACCATAAGATTGCCCATCAAAAGTTCTTGGATAAGGTTCAAAGCCTGTCACTTGAAAGTGCTGATGAAGGCTTGAAAAAAGACTTGGTCCATTTTTTAATGAACTGGTGGGAAAATCATATTATGACTGAAGATATGAAATATAAGCCATTCGTGGAAGCACTATCCAACTAA
- a CDS encoding PAS domain-containing protein translates to MSLNLTGNEISFPENELIVSKTDLKGKITYANDVFLSVSGYEEKELIGTPHNILRHPEMPHVVFKLLWDTLKAGKEIFAYVINRAKNGDHYWVLAHVTPWINENGDTKGYHSSRRVPKKEIVENVIKPLYLQLSKEEAKHSNVKEGMKAAEALLVNTIEQSPYHSYEELIHNTIWSTEDQEEA, encoded by the coding sequence TTGTCATTAAACTTAACTGGGAATGAAATTTCATTTCCTGAAAATGAATTGATCGTTTCTAAGACTGATTTAAAGGGAAAGATTACCTATGCAAATGATGTTTTTCTTTCTGTATCAGGTTACGAAGAAAAAGAATTAATAGGTACACCTCATAACATTCTTCGACACCCAGAAATGCCACATGTCGTCTTCAAGCTGCTATGGGATACACTTAAAGCTGGGAAAGAAATTTTCGCATATGTAATCAATCGTGCAAAGAATGGTGATCACTACTGGGTGTTGGCCCATGTAACACCTTGGATTAACGAAAACGGTGATACTAAGGGCTATCATTCAAGCCGTAGAGTACCCAAAAAAGAAATCGTGGAAAATGTTATTAAGCCACTTTACCTCCAGCTCTCTAAAGAAGAGGCCAAGCATTCAAACGTAAAAGAAGGAATGAAGGCTGCTGAGGCACTTTTAGTCAATACAATTGAACAGTCCCCATACCATTCTTACGAGGAACTCATTCACAATACAATTTGGTCAACTGAAGACCAGGAAGAGGCGTAA
- a CDS encoding MHYT domain-containing protein, whose protein sequence is MMIPFIEFTYAGQDLPHAYESNYNIGLVLLSICVAIFASFVALNLSERITNSQKTSHKTIWLSSGAISMGGGIWSMHFIGMLAFSLPCGITYDIQETILSVIPAILACFIVLWIISSKQNTTVRLILGSILMGAGIGLMHYTGMSAMRLNATLYYSPYLFLLSIGVAVVLSFLALYGKNFIFQKDQPHHSHWLHLLESAILMGLAISGMHYVAMEAAYFIPITDTPTNSNDIEAPLLAGIIAIMAVTGATLTWGVSLLGENRETIRSLKIEMQLRKKAEEQDKANHAIIQEKQHELIEINNLLKYQKIAIDEHAIISITDISGNITYVNKKFCEISGFSEEELLGENHRILNSHEHSRDFFSNLWSTVSNGQTWHGEIKNRTKSGSYYWVQATIIPFLNEKKKPFQYVAVRTDITTQKLNEEKLKENQKSLQAFAQLTADWMWEMDADLRFTYFSQSKSTIDFDHNQALGKTRQEILGENASSTYWQNHLSDLNNRRPFSDFEYFAKMPNREEPYFFRISGFPLFSKEGVFTGYRGIGSDITSLHEMKQENMRTQDLLLSAIESYDAGVAIFDHNDQLIIHNTAYLNRFFIKDVHLKPGLTYRQILHLLVNADKHLPEELISESLERHEQALGMEAFKTSEGNWLTIDESRTPNGGTLMIVHDVTAAKEAEEALIKAKETAQAASKAKTNFLNVISHELRTPTQGLKGPFEELSKQFMDFEGSQQIEELLPELSAEHQEKLKTALDELNDEVIEVSSSGLLSANHLLTLINELLDFAKLDAGKLTIQPQVISLSDVTTNALKIIQPSIDKKGLAIDLHLPAEQFIWADPIRFNQILINLLGNAVKFTQQGKITLSMVKDDDMAHFTVSDTGCGVPENKHGLIFQAFEQIDGTMTRQSGGTGLGLPLTYGLVLGHYGHMWVESKVNEGSHFHFTLPMTENAMSIRKALMMEQGPET, encoded by the coding sequence ATGATGATACCGTTCATTGAATTTACATATGCAGGTCAGGACTTGCCCCATGCCTACGAGAGTAACTACAATATCGGTCTGGTTCTTTTATCTATCTGTGTTGCAATTTTTGCATCTTTTGTGGCCCTCAATCTTTCTGAGCGCATCACCAACAGTCAAAAAACATCCCATAAAACAATATGGCTGAGTTCTGGTGCCATTTCTATGGGGGGCGGAATTTGGTCCATGCACTTTATTGGCATGCTGGCCTTTAGCCTGCCTTGCGGTATCACTTACGATATACAGGAAACCATTTTATCTGTAATTCCCGCCATACTAGCCTGTTTTATTGTCCTTTGGATCATCTCATCAAAGCAAAACACGACTGTACGGCTCATATTGGGGAGCATCCTCATGGGTGCAGGGATCGGTCTGATGCATTATACCGGGATGAGTGCCATGCGTTTAAATGCAACACTCTATTATTCTCCCTACCTCTTTCTTCTGTCCATTGGTGTTGCCGTCGTTTTATCTTTTCTAGCCCTTTATGGGAAAAACTTTATTTTCCAAAAGGATCAGCCACATCATTCCCATTGGCTACATTTATTAGAGAGTGCCATCCTCATGGGGCTTGCCATTTCGGGCATGCATTATGTAGCAATGGAGGCGGCCTATTTCATACCAATCACAGACACGCCGACCAATTCAAACGATATAGAAGCTCCCCTCTTGGCGGGGATCATTGCCATCATGGCTGTTACAGGGGCAACTCTAACATGGGGCGTTTCCCTGTTAGGTGAAAATCGAGAAACCATCAGGTCTCTCAAAATTGAAATGCAATTGCGCAAAAAAGCCGAAGAACAAGATAAAGCAAACCACGCCATCATTCAGGAAAAACAGCATGAGCTGATTGAAATTAACAACCTCCTGAAATATCAGAAAATCGCCATTGATGAGCATGCGATTATCAGTATCACTGATATCAGTGGAAACATTACCTACGTTAATAAAAAGTTCTGTGAAATCAGTGGGTTTAGCGAAGAAGAACTTTTGGGAGAAAATCACCGTATACTTAATTCTCATGAACATTCACGCGATTTTTTCTCAAACCTTTGGTCAACTGTATCCAATGGTCAAACATGGCACGGCGAGATTAAAAACCGTACGAAAAGCGGCTCTTATTATTGGGTGCAAGCCACAATAATTCCCTTCCTCAATGAAAAGAAAAAGCCTTTCCAATATGTTGCCGTACGCACCGATATCACCACACAAAAGCTCAACGAAGAAAAGCTCAAAGAAAACCAAAAAAGCTTGCAAGCCTTTGCACAGTTAACCGCTGACTGGATGTGGGAAATGGATGCAGACCTGCGTTTTACCTATTTTTCCCAATCCAAATCAACAATTGATTTTGACCATAACCAAGCACTTGGAAAGACCCGCCAAGAAATTTTAGGAGAAAATGCTTCATCGACTTACTGGCAAAACCATCTTTCTGATTTAAACAACCGCAGACCCTTTTCAGATTTTGAATATTTTGCAAAAATGCCCAACCGTGAAGAACCCTATTTCTTTCGCATCAGTGGCTTCCCTTTATTCTCAAAAGAAGGGGTATTTACGGGCTATCGTGGTATTGGCTCAGATATCACAAGCTTACATGAAATGAAGCAGGAAAATATGAGGACACAAGACCTCTTGCTCTCTGCCATTGAAAGCTATGATGCAGGTGTTGCCATTTTTGATCATAATGACCAGTTAATTATTCATAATACCGCTTATTTAAACAGGTTTTTCATTAAGGACGTCCACCTTAAACCGGGCCTAACCTATCGACAAATACTTCACCTTCTCGTCAATGCAGATAAACACCTGCCTGAAGAACTGATTTCTGAAAGCTTAGAGCGTCATGAACAGGCCCTTGGCATGGAAGCCTTTAAAACCAGTGAGGGAAACTGGCTAACAATCGATGAATCTAGAACTCCAAACGGTGGTACCCTAATGATTGTCCATGATGTCACCGCAGCAAAAGAAGCCGAAGAAGCCCTTATCAAGGCCAAAGAAACGGCCCAAGCAGCCAGTAAAGCCAAAACCAATTTCTTAAACGTTATTAGCCACGAATTGCGCACGCCAACGCAAGGGTTAAAAGGCCCCTTTGAAGAGCTATCTAAACAATTTATGGATTTTGAAGGGTCTCAACAAATCGAAGAACTTCTCCCCGAGCTTTCAGCAGAGCATCAAGAAAAGTTAAAAACCGCCCTTGATGAACTAAACGATGAAGTTATTGAAGTCTCAAGTTCAGGCTTACTATCAGCAAACCATCTCCTGACTTTAATAAATGAATTGCTCGACTTCGCAAAACTAGATGCCGGAAAGCTTACCATTCAGCCTCAAGTGATCAGCCTGTCTGATGTGACGACAAATGCACTGAAGATCATCCAACCCAGTATCGATAAAAAGGGCTTAGCTATTGATCTCCACCTACCTGCAGAACAATTCATATGGGCCGACCCCATACGTTTCAATCAAATTTTAATAAACCTTCTTGGCAATGCGGTGAAATTCACTCAGCAAGGGAAAATCACCCTTTCAATGGTAAAAGATGACGATATGGCCCATTTCACTGTGAGTGACACGGGTTGCGGCGTACCAGAAAACAAGCATGGTTTAATCTTCCAGGCCTTTGAACAAATTGACGGCACAATGACCCGCCAATCCGGGGGGACTGGCCTGGGACTGCCTTTGACTTACGGACTGGTTTTGGGCCATTATGGCCATATGTGGGTTGAGAGTAAGGTCAATGAAGGAAGCCACTTTCACTTCACTTTACCCATGACAGAGAATGCAATGAGCATTAGAAAAGCACTAATGATGGAACAAGGACCTGAAACATGA
- a CDS encoding methyl-accepting chemotaxis protein, protein MDTNKKKRKSIKGQAVASAVIFCSLILVISFLSLISGVIVKGYNSDQSEASHYTNDIVLPLSQTALKLQIDVIQVQQWLTDISATRGLDGLNDGFDEAEAAAQSFSNHLSIAKELAVQGKLSKLTNELSTAEKHFEPYYLMGKKMAEGYIAGGPAEGNKIMGDFDGAAAKIYEDISIILDEIKSITEISKDKTYSISSATNSTVNTSILITVVFAVIAVFIAVFQTRKNIDIANIITTLSRSFQLASRGDLNQRVVGVRRDDEAGKMVLRFNRMMDLFEGYAKEASAAIDATSHRNYYRKIVLTGLRGEFVGYAKRINNVITGMAKERHATQEFAKQEVSPAIEYLSQAADELLAQSQELSSLSDATISKSTDVKSDSEQASLNVQTVASASEELSASIGEINRQTSATSSIAEDASIKIQSTNQTVHSLGDAAQKIGEIITLIQSIADQTNLLALNATIEAARAGEAGKGFAVVAGEVKNLANQTAKATEEISTQVNAMQSVTDEAVQAMESIANVIAQMNQNVENVTHAVEEQNSATVEISENVQQAATLTQDVSDKMNDVSQDSNNTADISSSVLNSAQQLQLKSDDLKKAMDRFIQELG, encoded by the coding sequence ATGGATACTAATAAGAAAAAAAGAAAATCCATTAAAGGACAAGCCGTAGCTTCAGCAGTAATTTTCTGCAGTCTAATTTTAGTAATTTCATTTTTAAGTTTGATTTCAGGTGTAATTGTTAAAGGCTACAATAGTGATCAATCTGAAGCATCGCATTATACCAATGATATTGTTTTACCTCTTAGTCAAACTGCCCTGAAACTTCAAATTGACGTTATTCAAGTTCAGCAATGGTTGACTGATATCTCAGCAACAAGAGGACTTGATGGCTTAAATGATGGTTTTGATGAAGCTGAAGCTGCTGCTCAAAGTTTCAGCAATCACCTTTCAATAGCTAAAGAATTGGCCGTTCAAGGGAAGCTTTCAAAATTAACAAATGAATTGTCGACTGCAGAAAAACATTTTGAACCATATTATCTGATGGGCAAAAAAATGGCTGAAGGTTATATCGCTGGTGGTCCTGCTGAAGGTAACAAAATCATGGGTGACTTTGATGGTGCTGCAGCAAAGATATATGAAGATATCTCAATCATACTAGATGAGATCAAGTCGATTACTGAGATAAGCAAAGACAAAACATACAGCATATCAAGTGCAACAAACTCTACAGTCAACACTAGTATACTAATTACAGTGGTTTTCGCAGTTATCGCTGTCTTTATTGCTGTGTTCCAGACACGTAAGAACATTGATATAGCCAATATTATCACAACTTTGTCTCGCTCATTCCAACTGGCTTCCAGAGGGGACTTAAACCAGCGTGTAGTAGGGGTTCGCAGAGATGATGAAGCTGGTAAAATGGTTTTACGGTTCAATCGTATGATGGATTTATTTGAAGGATATGCAAAAGAAGCCTCTGCTGCGATCGATGCAACAAGCCATAGAAATTATTATCGTAAAATTGTCTTAACAGGTTTAAGAGGTGAATTCGTTGGTTATGCCAAGCGCATCAATAACGTGATTACAGGAATGGCAAAAGAACGTCACGCGACACAAGAATTTGCCAAGCAGGAAGTTTCCCCTGCAATCGAATACCTGTCTCAAGCTGCTGATGAACTCCTTGCTCAGTCTCAAGAATTATCAAGTTTATCTGATGCTACGATTTCGAAATCAACAGATGTAAAGTCAGATTCAGAACAGGCAAGTTTGAATGTACAAACTGTAGCCTCAGCTTCTGAGGAACTTTCCGCATCTATTGGTGAAATTAATCGACAAACGTCTGCAACATCGTCGATTGCAGAAGATGCTTCTATTAAAATTCAATCAACAAACCAAACTGTTCATTCACTGGGTGATGCTGCTCAAAAAATTGGTGAAATTATCACTCTTATCCAAAGTATAGCTGATCAGACAAACTTACTTGCCTTAAATGCTACTATCGAAGCAGCCAGAGCAGGTGAAGCCGGTAAAGGCTTTGCAGTTGTTGCTGGAGAAGTGAAAAACCTTGCCAATCAAACGGCAAAAGCAACAGAAGAAATTTCCACACAAGTTAATGCGATGCAGTCGGTAACTGATGAAGCTGTTCAAGCTATGGAATCTATTGCAAATGTCATTGCCCAAATGAATCAGAATGTTGAAAACGTTACTCATGCAGTTGAAGAACAAAACTCTGCAACTGTTGAGATTTCAGAAAATGTGCAGCAGGCTGCAACTTTGACTCAGGATGTATCTGACAAAATGAACGATGTGTCACAAGATTCAAACAATACTGCAGATATATCAAGTTCAGTGCTTAATTCTGCTCAACAGCTTCAGCTTAAATCGGATGATCTGAAAAAAGCAATGGATCGTTTTATTCAAGAACTCGGCTGA
- a CDS encoding IS3 family transposase yields the protein NCHDNAVAESFFSLLKTERIKRKIYKNRNEARSEVFNYIELFYNPTRRHGNNDGISPVEFERRYFEKLSTV from the coding sequence CAATTGTCATGACAATGCGGTTGCTGAGAGCTTTTTCTCTTTACTGAAGACAGAACGGATTAAACGCAAAATTTATAAAAACCGCAATGAAGCTCGATCTGAGGTCTTTAATTATATTGAGCTATTTTATAATCCAACCCGCCGTCACGGAAATAATGATGGGATATCCCCTGTTGAGTTTGAAAGACGGTATTTTGAGAAGCTATCAACTGTCTAA
- a CDS encoding response regulator, which translates to MVMTQRTPEKEKKDTSNVPHEASRKKKLTHAFGLNEMTFLVVDKDRRPAALIRTILRNLSAKEVHYANHYEQAIHILETTRIDMVISELVFGEDNRMGGITLAKGIRGASFEDYQRVPIIMATSATAEINIHAARDAGVNEVMAKPMTPLSVYKHISAVIAKPRDFIEVPLYIGPDRRRKVEFFETERRTQQ; encoded by the coding sequence ATGGTTATGACACAAAGAACACCAGAAAAAGAGAAAAAAGATACATCAAATGTGCCCCATGAAGCCTCTCGTAAAAAGAAGCTTACTCATGCTTTTGGCCTGAATGAAATGACCTTTCTTGTCGTAGATAAAGACCGCCGTCCGGCAGCCCTCATAAGAACCATTTTGCGCAACCTATCCGCAAAAGAGGTCCATTATGCCAACCATTACGAACAGGCTATCCATATTCTCGAAACAACACGTATAGACATGGTGATTAGCGAGCTTGTCTTTGGTGAAGATAACCGCATGGGCGGTATAACCTTGGCTAAAGGTATCCGCGGTGCCTCCTTCGAAGATTATCAGCGCGTTCCCATCATTATGGCAACATCCGCTACGGCAGAAATCAATATTCATGCTGCACGAGATGCTGGTGTCAATGAAGTTATGGCAAAACCAATGACCCCACTATCGGTCTATAAACACATAAGTGCGGTTATTGCAAAACCACGTGATTTCATTGAGGTTCCCCTTTACATAGGTCCTGACCGGCGTCGTAAGGTTGAATTTTTTGAAACGGAGCGCCGCACCCAACAGTAA